One Tachypleus tridentatus isolate NWPU-2018 chromosome 3, ASM421037v1, whole genome shotgun sequence DNA window includes the following coding sequences:
- the LOC143246504 gene encoding uncharacterized protein LOC143246504 yields MKFLVGTCASYLGFRGYITSTIFFVSDLGTLIQSTFGIRLPIIQGPSSTLLTPIFASLSLPQ; encoded by the exons ATGAAGTTCCTCGTTGGTACTTGTGCATCCTACTTGGGTTTCAG GGGCTACATaacatcaacaatattttttgtgtCAGACTTAGGAACCCTAATCCAGTCAACTTTCGGTATAAG aCTTCCGATAATTCAAGGCCCATCTTCTACCCTTCTGACTCCGATATTTGCTAGTTTGAGTTTACCTCAGTGA